One genomic region from Streptomyces sp. NBC_00582 encodes:
- a CDS encoding metallophosphoesterase, producing the protein MRARYGVPLSIAAAGAAGLVYAAGVEPRLFRLRRVTVPVLPSGMRPLRVLQVSDIHMVGGQRKKQRWLRSLAGLRPDFVINTGDNLSDPEGIPETLDALGPLMEFPGAYVFGSNDYYGPKLRNPARYLLEKVQGRHGLNGNAPAVDVVHNPWEDLRDGFDGAGWLNLTNTRGVLKIDGMAIELTGVDDPHIKRDRYAQVSGGPSASADFSMGVVHAPYLRVLDAYTADDYPLILAGHTHGGQLCIPFYGALVTNCDLDTDRVKGLSTHTAEGRTSYLHVSAGCGASRYTPVRFACPPEVTLLTLVGRE; encoded by the coding sequence ATGCGCGCGCGATACGGAGTACCCCTGTCCATCGCGGCGGCTGGCGCCGCCGGTCTGGTGTACGCGGCGGGTGTCGAGCCCCGCCTCTTCCGCCTGCGACGGGTGACGGTCCCCGTCCTCCCTTCCGGAATGCGCCCCCTGCGCGTGCTGCAGGTCTCCGACATCCACATGGTCGGCGGCCAGCGCAAGAAGCAGCGCTGGCTGCGCTCGCTGGCCGGTCTGCGCCCCGACTTCGTGATCAACACGGGCGACAACCTCTCCGACCCCGAGGGCATCCCGGAGACGCTGGACGCGCTCGGCCCCCTGATGGAGTTCCCGGGCGCGTACGTCTTCGGCTCGAACGACTACTACGGCCCCAAGCTGCGCAACCCCGCCCGCTACCTGCTGGAGAAGGTGCAGGGCCGCCACGGCCTGAACGGCAACGCCCCCGCCGTCGACGTCGTCCACAACCCGTGGGAGGACCTGCGGGACGGTTTCGACGGCGCGGGCTGGCTGAACCTGACGAACACCCGCGGTGTCCTGAAGATCGACGGCATGGCGATCGAGCTGACCGGCGTGGACGACCCGCACATCAAGCGGGACCGCTACGCCCAGGTGTCCGGCGGCCCCTCGGCCTCCGCGGACTTCTCGATGGGCGTCGTCCACGCGCCGTACCTCCGCGTCCTCGACGCGTACACGGCGGACGACTACCCGCTGATCCTCGCCGGTCACACCCACGGCGGCCAGCTCTGCATCCCCTTCTACGGCGCCCTCGTCACCAACTGCGACCTCGACACGGACCGCGTGAAGGGCCTGTCCACGCACACGGCGGAGGGACGGACGTCCTACCTGCACGTCTCGGCCGGCTGCGGGGCGAGCCGCTACACACCCGTACGGTTCGCCTGCCCGCCGGAGGTGACGTTGTTGACGTTGGTGGGACGGGAGTGA
- a CDS encoding Pr6Pr family membrane protein, translating to MTAPIPRDIPDLPAIPRTHALLPSFVPASAVVPPVRRPLAAALRLLLAGTAAAGVILALMTTDDVLRTLSHFSLQSNALLAVVTLASAGRAWSARAPLSSALTGAALLYITITGLVYHLLLTDTAPPFSVTDPTTAPTGWAAVAQLLLHKVTPTAAALDWLLLTPPARLRLRLAATWMLYPAAYLLFFLLRAALITPGAPARYLYPFLDAETHGFRHALANALLLGLSFYALALLLVTLDRIRPNPIRHRAKTGFRLQPPVG from the coding sequence ATGACCGCGCCGATACCCAGGGACATCCCGGACCTGCCCGCGATTCCGCGGACCCACGCGCTCCTGCCCTCCTTCGTCCCCGCGTCCGCGGTGGTACCCCCCGTACGCCGCCCCTTGGCCGCCGCCCTCCGCCTGCTGCTGGCCGGTACGGCGGCCGCCGGCGTGATCCTCGCGCTCATGACGACCGACGACGTCCTGCGAACGCTGAGCCACTTCTCCCTCCAGAGCAACGCCCTGCTGGCCGTGGTCACCCTCGCCTCGGCCGGCCGCGCCTGGTCGGCCCGTGCCCCTCTCTCCTCCGCCCTGACCGGTGCCGCACTGCTCTACATCACGATCACGGGCCTGGTGTACCACCTGCTCCTGACGGACACGGCGCCCCCGTTCTCGGTTACGGACCCCACCACCGCCCCCACCGGCTGGGCGGCAGTGGCCCAGCTCCTCCTCCACAAGGTCACCCCGACAGCGGCCGCCCTCGACTGGCTGCTCCTGACCCCTCCGGCCCGCCTCCGCCTGCGCCTGGCGGCGACATGGATGCTCTACCCCGCGGCCTACCTGCTCTTCTTCCTCCTCAGAGCGGCCCTGATCACCCCCGGCGCCCCGGCCCGCTACCTCTACCCCTTCCTCGACGCCGAGACCCACGGCTTCCGGCACGCCCTGGCCAACGCCCTCCTCCTCGGCCTCTCCTTCTACGCCCTCGCCCTCCTCCTCGTGACCCTCGACCGCATCCGCCCCAACCCGATCCGCCACCGCGCCAAAACCGGATTTCGTCTCCAGCCACCAGTGGGCTAA
- a CDS encoding helix-turn-helix domain-containing protein, whose translation MDTGTDHMDSIHDDVAEFALLLTRLKERTGRSYAALARRLDVHASTLHRYCSGEAVPQDFAGIERFAALCGASPEERTELHRRWIVAAAARQRPRPSDTRQAPASHTATNAVASDAASAVSAGGSSPVGPVVEAPGPVSPAGQRAESASPPWPRLHGGRLRRRPVRSMALAASLVAALLGLTASAAAPPAGSATRNGPNQASAGTASPVAPLTWTANSHTLGLNGCGEEYVVAKPPQEVPPPPHPEDIAAWAASQQAVHGGPTGVQITVQGRGSAAVVLEALHVRVVNRVTPAADRGIVYSLSPGCGAGIIPRFFDVNLDADQPLARSVPGDDGAGTPIPAIAFPYLVSLQEPEVLVVSTLNESCTCDWYLDLVWSSQGRTGTVRIDDHGRPFRTTSTKGLPGYRYDRVSHHPGRWVPVPAADVAETGD comes from the coding sequence ATGGATACGGGTACGGACCACATGGATTCGATCCACGACGATGTAGCGGAGTTCGCGTTACTGCTGACGCGTCTGAAGGAGCGCACCGGCCGCAGTTACGCGGCACTGGCCCGTCGGCTGGACGTGCACGCCTCCACCCTGCACCGCTACTGCTCCGGAGAAGCGGTCCCGCAGGACTTCGCTGGAATCGAGCGGTTCGCCGCGCTCTGCGGTGCCTCCCCCGAAGAACGCACGGAGTTGCACCGCCGGTGGATCGTGGCCGCCGCCGCGCGGCAACGACCACGCCCATCCGATACCCGGCAGGCACCGGCGTCCCACACCGCCACGAACGCAGTCGCAAGCGATGCCGCATCGGCCGTCTCCGCGGGCGGCAGCAGCCCGGTCGGCCCGGTCGTGGAGGCGCCCGGGCCCGTCTCACCGGCCGGCCAGCGGGCCGAGTCAGCCTCACCGCCCTGGCCGCGGCTCCACGGCGGGCGTCTTCGACGGCGACCCGTACGGTCGATGGCACTGGCGGCCTCGCTCGTCGCCGCGCTCCTCGGCCTCACCGCTTCCGCCGCCGCACCCCCCGCCGGGTCGGCCACCCGCAACGGACCGAACCAGGCAAGCGCCGGCACGGCCTCACCGGTGGCCCCTCTCACCTGGACCGCCAACTCCCACACACTCGGACTCAACGGTTGCGGCGAAGAGTACGTCGTCGCCAAGCCACCGCAGGAGGTCCCGCCGCCGCCCCACCCGGAGGACATCGCAGCGTGGGCCGCCTCCCAGCAGGCGGTGCACGGGGGTCCCACCGGCGTGCAGATCACGGTGCAGGGGCGAGGCTCCGCCGCCGTCGTCCTGGAGGCCCTGCATGTGCGCGTGGTCAATCGCGTCACCCCCGCCGCCGACCGGGGCATCGTCTACTCCTTGAGCCCCGGCTGCGGCGCCGGCATCATCCCCCGCTTCTTCGACGTGAACCTCGACGCGGACCAGCCACTGGCCCGTTCGGTTCCCGGCGACGACGGGGCGGGCACGCCGATCCCCGCGATCGCCTTCCCCTACCTGGTGTCCCTGCAGGAGCCCGAAGTCCTGGTGGTCTCCACCCTCAACGAGTCCTGCACCTGCGACTGGTACCTCGACCTCGTCTGGTCCTCACAGGGCCGCACCGGCACGGTCCGCATCGACGACCACGGCCGCCCTTTCCGCACCACCAGCACCAAGGGGCTGCCGGGCTACCGGTACGACCGCGTCTCTCACCACCCCGGCCGCTGGGTCCCGGTCCCCGCCGCCGACGTGGCGGAAACCGGCGACTGA
- a CDS encoding NUDIX hydrolase — translation MSNGNGVPEKVAWILVRDDRVLVTRSHGRDRFYFPGGHREPGESDSETLVREIDEELRAAIDPDSMVLFGTFEIGEGHPEHGPFRMICYTADHHGELTPSREIAEKAWFRHADRDRVSAVDGLAFDALHQAGRLP, via the coding sequence ATGTCGAATGGCAACGGTGTGCCGGAGAAGGTGGCGTGGATCCTGGTTCGGGACGACCGGGTGTTGGTGACGCGCAGTCACGGTAGAGATCGCTTCTACTTCCCGGGCGGTCATCGCGAGCCGGGCGAGTCCGACAGCGAGACGTTGGTGCGGGAGATCGACGAGGAACTGCGGGCGGCTATCGATCCCGATTCCATGGTGCTCTTCGGCACCTTCGAGATCGGCGAGGGCCATCCGGAGCACGGCCCCTTCCGGATGATCTGTTACACCGCCGATCACCACGGTGAGCTGACCCCTTCGAGGGAGATCGCCGAAAAGGCGTGGTTCCGCCATGCCGATCGGGACCGAGTCTCGGCCGTCGACGGGCTGGCTTTCGACGCACTACACCAGGCCGGGCGGCTTCCCTGA
- a CDS encoding sugar ABC transporter substrate-binding protein: MGRGSLAVAVVAALSLVGACGGGGGGDGSGKDGDLTVGLLLPGGGASRFGQFDRPLIEKKLKELCPSCPAVSVAATPDPAVQRQQLEAMITRGVDVLIVAAVDPKLLRPSVVAADRAGIPVVAYDRLAQGPISGYVTFDGAEVGRLQGEGLLKAMGAKADGGQIVMMNGATTDPNADWFKQGSLSVLQGKVKIGKSYDTVGWRPENAFVNMRGAIAALGANRIDGVLAANDSLAGAVISALNATEVRPLPPVTGQDADLLAVRRIVKGDQYMTVYKPYKSAADAAVEMAVALGRGEPVESIATSTVDNATTKDIPATLLPSVSVTVGTIKDTLIKDGLYTIDQICTPELRAACAKAGITG; the protein is encoded by the coding sequence ATGGGGCGTGGGTCGTTGGCCGTCGCCGTCGTCGCCGCCCTGAGCCTCGTCGGGGCGTGCGGCGGGGGCGGGGGCGGTGACGGGAGCGGCAAGGACGGCGACCTCACCGTCGGCCTCCTGCTCCCGGGCGGCGGCGCCTCGCGGTTCGGGCAGTTCGACCGGCCCCTGATCGAGAAGAAGCTCAAGGAGCTGTGTCCGTCCTGCCCGGCGGTCTCGGTCGCCGCCACGCCCGATCCGGCGGTCCAGCGGCAGCAGCTCGAGGCCATGATCACCCGGGGTGTGGACGTCCTGATCGTGGCCGCCGTCGACCCCAAGCTGCTGCGGCCGTCGGTCGTGGCGGCGGACCGGGCCGGCATCCCGGTGGTCGCCTACGACCGGCTCGCGCAGGGTCCGATCTCGGGGTACGTCACCTTCGACGGCGCCGAGGTCGGCCGGCTCCAGGGCGAGGGGCTGCTGAAGGCGATGGGCGCGAAGGCGGACGGCGGGCAGATCGTCATGATGAACGGCGCCACGACCGACCCGAACGCCGACTGGTTCAAACAGGGCTCCCTCTCCGTCCTCCAGGGCAAGGTGAAGATCGGAAAGTCGTACGACACGGTCGGCTGGCGTCCGGAGAACGCCTTCGTCAACATGCGCGGCGCCATCGCCGCCCTGGGCGCGAACAGGATCGACGGCGTCCTGGCCGCCAACGACAGCCTCGCCGGCGCCGTGATCTCCGCCCTCAACGCCACCGAGGTCAGGCCGCTGCCACCGGTCACCGGACAGGACGCCGACCTCCTGGCCGTACGGCGCATCGTCAAGGGCGACCAGTACATGACCGTGTACAAGCCCTACAAGTCCGCGGCCGACGCCGCCGTCGAGATGGCGGTCGCCCTGGGGCGCGGTGAGCCGGTCGAGTCGATCGCCACCTCCACCGTGGACAACGCCACCACGAAGGACATCCCGGCGACCCTCCTGCCCTCCGTGTCGGTGACCGTCGGCACCATCAAGGACACTCTGATAAAGGATGGTTTGTACACCATCGATCAGATCTGCACCCCTGAGCTCCGGGCCGCGTGTGCCAAGGCGGGGATCACCGGATGA
- a CDS encoding ATP-binding cassette domain-containing protein yields the protein MPVQPLLALRGVSKRFAAVQALVDVELEIGAGEVVALMGDNAAGKSTLVKVISGAGPADKGVIEWQGSAISIKRPQDARLLGIATVYQDLAMCDNLDVVGNLFLGREIHRLGILDEVEMERRTRDLLHTLSIRIPDVRVPVAALSGGQRQVVAITRSLLGAPRLLLLDEPTASLGVEQTGQLLDLIEELRDRGLGVLLISHNMGDIKAVADRVAVLRLGRNNGVFDVNTSSQEQIISSITGAADNASAHRPTHPEETWP from the coding sequence GTGCCGGTACAGCCCCTGCTGGCCTTGCGCGGTGTCTCCAAGCGGTTCGCCGCCGTCCAGGCGCTGGTGGACGTCGAGCTGGAGATCGGGGCCGGGGAGGTGGTCGCCCTGATGGGCGACAACGCCGCCGGGAAGTCCACCCTGGTGAAAGTGATCTCGGGGGCGGGTCCCGCCGACAAGGGCGTCATCGAGTGGCAGGGCAGCGCCATCTCCATCAAACGCCCCCAGGACGCCCGGCTGCTGGGGATCGCGACCGTCTACCAGGACCTCGCGATGTGCGACAACCTGGACGTCGTCGGCAATCTCTTCCTCGGCCGGGAGATCCACCGGCTCGGCATCCTCGACGAGGTCGAGATGGAGCGCCGCACCCGCGATCTGCTGCACACCCTCTCCATCCGCATCCCCGACGTCCGGGTGCCGGTCGCCGCGCTCTCCGGCGGTCAGCGGCAGGTCGTCGCGATCACCCGTTCGCTCCTCGGCGCACCCCGGCTGCTCCTGCTCGACGAGCCCACCGCCTCCCTGGGCGTCGAGCAGACCGGCCAGCTCCTCGACCTCATAGAGGAGCTGCGCGACCGGGGCCTCGGGGTGCTGCTGATCAGCCACAACATGGGTGACATCAAGGCCGTCGCCGACCGGGTCGCCGTCCTGCGCCTCGGACGCAACAACGGCGTCTTCGACGTGAACACCTCCTCCCAGGAGCAGATCATCTCCTCCATCACCGGCGCGGCCGACAACGCCTCCGCCCACCGCCCGACCCACCCCGAGGAGACCTGGCCGTGA
- a CDS encoding ABC transporter permease subunit yields MREPTPEGGTDAKGGTPDGHGRYAAQLTAYAQAVRHRLRERDLGPAPVLLALALTWIVFQALNPNFLSPRNLSLLSVDIVGTGMVAVGIVFVLLIGEIDLSVGSLAGLAGAVFASLNVNLGMPEWLAVIIAVVCGTAAGALHGFSFARIGVPAFVVTLAGLLAWNGLMLDLLGTETSISFSDEGLVAQLTSRYFGAAAVGYGLAGLATAGYLGFCLHDRRRRAAAGMPNRPVADTGIRTALLAAALFTSVHVLNQFEGLPLALVIFLAVVVVSDLFLRRTPYGRQILALGGGVEAARRAGVDVTWVRIAVFMVSGTLAAVGGLFVASRLTSASQVPGSGMLLINAIAAAVIGGTSLFGGRGSTWSALLGVLIIQSIASGMALLGVGSPVQFMITGGVLYTAVVLDSLTRRSARTHGRA; encoded by the coding sequence GTGAGGGAGCCCACCCCGGAAGGCGGCACCGACGCGAAGGGCGGCACCCCGGACGGCCACGGCCGGTACGCCGCCCAGCTCACGGCGTACGCCCAGGCCGTCCGGCACCGACTGCGCGAGCGCGACCTCGGCCCCGCCCCCGTCCTCCTCGCCCTCGCGCTGACCTGGATCGTCTTCCAGGCGCTCAACCCCAACTTCCTCTCGCCGCGCAACCTCTCCCTCCTCAGCGTGGACATCGTCGGGACCGGCATGGTCGCCGTCGGTATCGTCTTCGTGCTGCTGATCGGCGAGATCGATCTGTCGGTGGGCTCGCTCGCGGGCCTCGCCGGAGCCGTGTTCGCGTCGCTGAACGTGAACCTCGGGATGCCCGAGTGGCTCGCCGTGATCATCGCGGTGGTCTGCGGTACGGCAGCCGGGGCCCTGCACGGCTTCTCCTTCGCCAGGATCGGCGTACCGGCGTTCGTCGTCACCCTCGCGGGTCTGCTGGCCTGGAACGGGCTGATGCTCGACCTGCTGGGCACGGAGACCTCCATCAGCTTCAGCGACGAGGGCCTGGTCGCCCAGCTCACCAGCCGCTACTTCGGCGCCGCCGCCGTCGGCTACGGCCTGGCCGGGCTCGCCACGGCCGGGTACCTCGGCTTCTGCCTCCATGACCGCAGACGCCGCGCCGCCGCCGGGATGCCGAACCGGCCGGTGGCCGACACCGGGATCCGTACGGCCCTGCTCGCGGCGGCCCTGTTCACCTCCGTCCATGTCCTGAACCAGTTCGAGGGGCTGCCGCTGGCGCTGGTGATCTTCCTCGCGGTGGTCGTCGTCTCGGACCTCTTCCTGCGCCGCACCCCGTACGGCCGGCAGATCCTCGCGCTCGGCGGCGGGGTGGAGGCGGCGCGGCGGGCCGGGGTCGACGTGACGTGGGTGCGGATCGCGGTGTTCATGGTGTCGGGGACCCTGGCGGCGGTCGGGGGGCTGTTCGTCGCGTCGCGGCTCACCTCGGCGAGCCAGGTCCCGGGCTCGGGGATGCTGCTGATCAACGCCATCGCCGCCGCCGTCATCGGCGGTACGAGCCTGTTCGGCGGCCGTGGGTCGACCTGGTCGGCGTTGCTCGGGGTGCTGATCATCCAGTCGATCGCCTCGGGCATGGCGCTGCTGGGGGTGGGCTCGCCGGTCCAGTTCATGATCACCGGTGGGGTGCTGTACACGGCGGTGGTGCTGGACTCCCTGACCCGCCGCTCGGCGCGGACCCACGGGAGAGCGTGA
- a CDS encoding sporulation protein, producing MVFKRLLGSLGVGGPTVDTVLDPAPVRPGGTLTGQVHLQGGTADHDIEHLTLELVARVEAEHGDGESEGAVAFERVTVAGGFRLGAGERRGVPFGVTLPWETPVTELYGQALGIVLGVRTELSVAGSRDKGDLDPLTVAPLAAQEHILEALGQLGFGFRSADLEYGRIGGTGQQLPFYQEIELTPAPQYAQQINEVELTFLAHPGGLEVVLEADKRGGFLAEGQDVLTRFTVGHHDVRDWNTEVDGWIRQLAEHRASYSSPYTEEHRSSGPGLGTAVAAGAAGLAVGVVGGLVAAEVVDEVGDFFEGDEEEG from the coding sequence ATGGTGTTCAAACGACTGCTCGGCTCGCTCGGTGTGGGTGGTCCCACGGTCGACACGGTCCTCGATCCCGCGCCGGTCCGGCCCGGCGGGACGCTCACCGGGCAGGTCCATCTCCAGGGCGGCACCGCCGACCACGACATCGAGCACCTCACCCTGGAGCTGGTGGCCCGGGTCGAGGCGGAGCACGGGGACGGGGAGAGCGAGGGGGCCGTCGCCTTCGAGCGGGTCACGGTCGCCGGCGGCTTCCGGCTCGGCGCCGGCGAACGGCGCGGTGTGCCCTTCGGGGTGACCCTGCCGTGGGAGACGCCGGTCACCGAGCTGTACGGGCAGGCCCTCGGCATCGTCCTCGGGGTGCGCACCGAGCTGTCGGTGGCCGGCTCCCGCGACAAGGGCGACCTCGACCCGCTCACCGTCGCCCCCCTGGCGGCCCAGGAGCACATCCTGGAGGCGCTCGGGCAGCTCGGCTTCGGCTTCCGGTCGGCGGACCTGGAGTACGGCCGGATCGGCGGCACCGGCCAGCAGCTCCCCTTCTACCAGGAGATCGAGCTGACCCCGGCCCCGCAGTACGCCCAGCAGATCAACGAGGTCGAGCTGACCTTCCTCGCGCACCCCGGTGGCCTGGAGGTCGTCCTGGAGGCCGACAAGCGGGGCGGATTCCTCGCCGAGGGCCAGGACGTGCTCACCCGCTTCACCGTCGGGCATCACGACGTACGGGACTGGAACACGGAAGTCGACGGCTGGATCCGGCAGTTGGCCGAGCACCGGGCGTCGTACAGCTCGCCGTACACCGAGGAGCACCGCTCCTCCGGTCCCGGCCTCGGGACGGCCGTCGCGGCGGGCGCCGCCGGGCTCGCCGTCGGTGTGGTCGGCGGCCTGGTGGCGGCCGAGGTCGTCGACGAGGTGGGGGACTTCTTCGAAGGGGACGAAGAAGAGGGCTGA
- a CDS encoding luciferase domain-containing protein: protein MTTAWHALAELVSWPDLTEVPSSCGTGRALGTAGGEIAHFHSDRSVDLLLTARAIRRYERDLRRSTAIRLVPGSHWVTVRLECESDVSLLKTLMSAALRAHQERPDTLAGAGARCNDRLEAALTHREAL, encoded by the coding sequence ATGACGACGGCCTGGCATGCCCTGGCGGAGCTGGTGAGTTGGCCCGACCTCACGGAGGTCCCGTCCAGTTGCGGCACCGGCCGGGCGCTCGGCACGGCCGGCGGCGAGATCGCCCACTTCCACTCCGACCGCAGCGTCGACCTGCTCCTCACGGCCCGCGCGATCCGCCGCTACGAGCGTGACCTGCGGCGCTCGACCGCGATCCGGCTGGTGCCCGGCTCGCACTGGGTGACCGTACGCCTGGAGTGCGAGTCGGACGTGAGCCTGCTGAAGACCCTGATGAGCGCCGCCCTGCGGGCCCACCAGGAGCGGCCGGACACCCTCGCCGGCGCCGGCGCCCGCTGCAACGACCGCCTGGAGGCGGCGCTCACGCACCGCGAGGCCCTGTAG
- a CDS encoding DUF6232 family protein codes for MVQVRVNEGVLWVEGEAYPLRNISHVGQRVLEVDRRAAWKTFIQRSLIWLFVGGFLASFGVAAMLIWLAVHGFLIWQLVKVLNRPTLYGLVLNTSGTQRDAVWSTERDEITFLVGEITKAIGHPDIAQITYNVQHAVQGDIINQYGDHNVGKNQHSGSGNIVGSR; via the coding sequence GTGGTTCAAGTACGGGTCAACGAAGGTGTGCTGTGGGTGGAAGGAGAGGCCTACCCGCTGCGCAACATCTCCCATGTCGGCCAACGGGTGCTGGAGGTCGACCGGCGCGCGGCCTGGAAGACGTTCATCCAGCGCAGCCTGATCTGGCTGTTCGTCGGCGGATTCCTCGCGTCCTTCGGCGTCGCCGCGATGCTGATCTGGCTCGCGGTGCACGGCTTCCTGATCTGGCAGCTCGTCAAGGTCCTCAACCGGCCGACGCTGTACGGCCTCGTCCTCAACACCTCCGGCACCCAGCGCGACGCCGTGTGGTCCACGGAGCGGGACGAGATCACCTTCCTGGTCGGCGAGATCACCAAGGCGATCGGCCACCCGGACATCGCGCAGATCACCTACAACGTGCAGCACGCCGTGCAGGGCGACATCATCAACCAGTACGGCGACCACAACGTCGGCAAGAACCAGCACAGCGGCTCCGGGAACATCGTGGGGTCGCGATGA
- a CDS encoding TIGR03943 family putative permease subunit, which translates to MNRQSQAAVLFLLGAALLHAGTTDLYLRYVKAGLRPLLLASGAILIVAALATAWYERRRGKEGQADAPDGTHREQHTHPEPRISWLLILPLLALILVAPPALGSYSATRTGTALQEPLAYPALPATDPLPLGLVDYAGRAVYDHGRSLEGRRVELTGFIALDHDGTPYLVRMALNCCAADAQPVKVALTGAIPPVLQPDTWLTVTGTYTARRTHDPVNNGPIPYLRVTSAKPTPEPRDPYDESYNN; encoded by the coding sequence GTGAACCGACAGTCCCAGGCGGCCGTGCTCTTCCTCCTCGGCGCGGCCCTCCTGCACGCAGGCACCACCGACCTCTACCTCCGTTACGTCAAGGCGGGCCTGCGGCCGCTGCTGCTGGCGTCCGGCGCGATCCTGATCGTCGCGGCGCTGGCGACGGCGTGGTACGAGCGCCGCAGGGGGAAGGAGGGGCAGGCCGATGCCCCCGACGGGACGCACCGCGAGCAGCACACCCACCCCGAACCCCGGATCTCCTGGCTGCTGATCCTCCCCCTCCTCGCCCTGATCCTCGTCGCCCCGCCGGCCCTGGGCTCCTACAGCGCGACCCGCACCGGTACGGCCCTGCAGGAACCACTCGCCTATCCGGCCCTCCCGGCCACCGACCCGCTGCCCCTCGGCCTCGTCGACTACGCGGGCCGCGCCGTCTACGACCACGGCCGTTCCCTCGAAGGCCGCCGCGTCGAGCTCACCGGTTTCATCGCCCTGGACCACGACGGCACCCCCTACCTGGTCCGTATGGCCCTCAACTGCTGCGCCGCGGACGCCCAGCCGGTCAAGGTCGCCCTCACCGGCGCCATCCCGCCGGTCCTCCAGCCCGACACCTGGCTGACCGTCACCGGCACCTACACCGCCCGCCGCACCCATGACCCCGTCAACAACGGCCCCATCCCCTACCTCCGGGTGACGTCCGCCAAGCCGACACCCGAACCCCGGGACCCGTACGACGAGTCGTACAACAACTGA
- a CDS encoding permease, whose product MAITKAAPQDGDTRRDTAPVPPEEPRRLTSPLALTLLLLLLVLLQSPVRRALSAPVMQSWTTVFVAVVIQALPFLVLGVLLSAAIAVYVPPSFFARALPSRPALAVPVAGMAGAVLPGCECASVPVAGALVRRGVTPAAALAFLLSAPAINPIVLTATAVAFPRNPEMVLARFVASLLVACAMGWLWQRVGRTDWMRPPAHTHHEGQTRGAAFWDSVRHDVMHAGGFLVVGAMAAATLKAVAPESWLRTAAGNPFVAVLALALLAVILSICSEADAFVAASLTQFSLTARLAFLVVGPMIDLKLFAMQAGTFGRGFALRFAPMTFALAVVSAVLTGAVLL is encoded by the coding sequence GTGGCCATCACCAAAGCGGCCCCGCAGGACGGGGACACCCGCCGGGACACCGCCCCCGTGCCCCCCGAGGAGCCCCGCCGGCTGACCTCGCCCCTCGCCCTGACCCTGCTCCTGCTGCTCCTCGTGCTGCTCCAGAGCCCCGTCCGGCGGGCCCTGTCCGCGCCGGTGATGCAGAGCTGGACGACGGTGTTCGTGGCGGTGGTGATCCAGGCCCTGCCGTTCCTGGTGCTCGGCGTGCTGCTGTCGGCGGCGATCGCGGTGTACGTGCCCCCGTCGTTCTTCGCCCGCGCCCTGCCCTCCCGCCCCGCGCTGGCCGTGCCGGTCGCCGGGATGGCGGGGGCGGTGCTGCCGGGCTGCGAGTGCGCCTCGGTGCCGGTCGCGGGGGCGCTGGTGCGCCGGGGGGTGACCCCGGCGGCGGCCCTCGCCTTCCTGCTCTCCGCCCCCGCCATCAACCCGATCGTGCTCACGGCGACGGCCGTGGCCTTCCCCCGGAACCCGGAGATGGTCCTGGCCCGGTTCGTCGCGAGCCTGCTGGTGGCGTGTGCGATGGGGTGGCTGTGGCAGCGGGTGGGCCGCACGGACTGGATGCGGCCCCCTGCGCACACCCATCACGAGGGGCAGACCAGGGGCGCCGCGTTCTGGGACTCGGTGCGGCACGACGTGATGCACGCGGGCGGCTTCCTGGTGGTGGGCGCGATGGCGGCGGCGACCCTGAAGGCGGTCGCGCCGGAGAGCTGGCTGCGTACGGCGGCCGGCAACCCGTTCGTCGCGGTCCTGGCCCTCGCGCTGCTCGCGGTGATCCTGTCCATCTGCTCGGAGGCGGACGCCTTCGTGGCCGCGTCCCTGACCCAGTTCTCCCTGACGGCCCGGCTCGCGTTCCTGGTCGTCGGCCCGATGATCGACCTCAAGCTGTTCGCGATGCAGGCCGGCACCTTCGGCCGCGGCTTCGCGCTCCGCTTCGCGCCCATGACCTTCGCCCTGGCCGTCGTGTCGGCCGTACTGACGGGAGCGGTCCTGCTGTGA